One part of the Terrimicrobium sacchariphilum genome encodes these proteins:
- the rpoB gene encoding DNA-directed RNA polymerase subunit beta: MSERIHFGKLKEAIEPPNLIELQINSYNEFFQKDVDPSKRKNVGLQAVFREFFPIFGFEEKSSLDFVSYELGDPKMSAMECQREGQTFSAPLYVTFRYKDEKSTKEEKVYMGEIPLMTPQGTFVINGAERVVVSQLHRSPGICFETSVHLNGKLLHGFRIIPDRGSWIEVQFDTSDLLYVYLDRRKRRRKFLATTFLRALGYPSDEDIIKLFYNIVDLKLAENLDEEEIATKVLIEDIRDGEITVARAFEPLNAATIRQLISLGHKTVKVVDTKDDDTIIKSLKKDPAHDEEEALKDIYRKLRPGDPPTVQNARSMLKRLFFDPKRYDLGRVGRHKINQKLNLGVNDEERILTKDDFIAAMKYLVELRRGEGMTDDIDHLGSRRVRTVGELLANQCRVGLARTERLVRERMTLFDAGVDQITPQKLINPKSLSAVVRDFFGRSQLSQFMDQTNPLSELTHKRRLSALGPGGLSRDRAGFEVRDVHPSHYGRICPIETPEGPNIGLISSLSTFARVNEFGFIETPYRKVVDGRVTDIVEYLSGDRDENFWIAQANSPVDANGAFTGEKVSSRYRGDFVEVEPEKVQYMDVSPKQLVSVAAGLIPFLEHDDANRALMGSNMQRQGVPLLVSDAPLVGTGLEGRVARDSRAVICSESEGVVASVTGSHIIITNDGELPEGKKKIKTDSANGVWVYELRKFMRSNASTCINQKPIVKKGQAIKKGDVIADGPNTEKGELALGRNVLVAFMPWNGYNFEDAILISERVVKEDIYTSIHIDEFEIGARDTKLGPEEITRDIPNVSEEALQNLGPDGVIRIGAEVKPGDILVGKITPKSETELAPEERLLRAIFGEKAADVKDTSLTVPSGTYGIVMDVKVSSKKEVTRNKMTPTESKRQQKMILEDYKKRKDDLHEQLTAALSNILLNEKIPLDVVNAQTGEIIIPANRKITKQLLRKLAAVYDHVEIDPSPIRNKIREIIGQYEHRFEDLEREKEQNLGRIESGDDVDPGIIKQVKVYIASKRKLSVGDKMAGRHGNKGVVAKIVPEEDMPFLSDGTPVDIVLNPLGVPSRMNVGQVLETHLGVAAKALGFKVATPVFDGIPEEKIKEYLRDAKSQENFTWVTETGKSTVYDGRTGDAFDQQVVVGYIYMLKLGHLVADKIHARAVGPYSLVTQQPLGGKAQYGGQRFGEMEVWALEAYGAAYTLQELLTVKSDDVQGRTRIYESIVKGDNSLEAGTPESFNVLIKEMKGLGLDVRVGGSEPSLEESAA; encoded by the coding sequence ATGTCTGAACGCATTCACTTCGGCAAACTCAAGGAGGCCATCGAGCCGCCAAATCTCATCGAACTCCAGATCAACTCGTACAACGAGTTCTTCCAAAAGGACGTAGATCCGTCGAAGCGTAAGAATGTCGGCCTCCAGGCGGTCTTTCGCGAGTTTTTCCCGATCTTCGGTTTCGAGGAGAAATCCAGCCTCGATTTCGTCAGCTACGAGCTGGGCGATCCGAAGATGTCTGCGATGGAGTGCCAGCGTGAAGGGCAGACCTTCAGCGCGCCGCTCTATGTGACCTTCCGTTACAAGGACGAGAAGAGCACCAAGGAAGAAAAGGTGTACATGGGCGAAATCCCGCTCATGACCCCGCAAGGCACGTTTGTCATCAACGGTGCCGAGCGCGTCGTCGTCAGCCAGCTGCATCGTTCGCCTGGCATCTGCTTTGAGACGAGCGTTCACCTCAATGGCAAGCTTCTCCACGGCTTCCGCATCATCCCGGATCGCGGTTCCTGGATCGAAGTTCAGTTCGACACCAGTGATCTGCTTTACGTCTACCTCGATCGTCGCAAGCGCCGCCGCAAGTTCCTTGCCACCACGTTCCTGCGTGCTCTCGGCTATCCGTCCGACGAGGACATCATCAAGCTTTTCTACAATATCGTTGACCTCAAGCTCGCCGAAAACCTCGACGAGGAGGAGATCGCGACCAAGGTTCTCATCGAGGACATCCGCGATGGCGAAATCACTGTGGCACGCGCATTCGAGCCGTTGAACGCCGCCACCATCCGCCAGCTCATTTCCCTCGGCCACAAGACCGTCAAGGTGGTCGACACGAAGGACGACGACACGATCATCAAGTCCCTCAAGAAGGACCCTGCCCACGACGAGGAGGAGGCCCTCAAGGACATCTACCGCAAGCTGCGCCCTGGCGATCCGCCGACCGTTCAGAACGCCCGCAGCATGCTCAAGCGTCTGTTCTTCGATCCCAAGCGCTACGATCTCGGTCGTGTGGGTCGTCACAAGATCAACCAGAAGCTCAACCTCGGCGTCAACGACGAGGAGCGTATCCTGACCAAGGACGACTTCATCGCCGCGATGAAGTACCTCGTGGAACTCCGCCGCGGGGAGGGGATGACCGACGATATCGATCACCTCGGCAGCCGCCGTGTCCGTACCGTGGGCGAACTTCTCGCCAACCAGTGCCGTGTGGGCCTGGCTCGCACGGAGCGTCTCGTCCGCGAGCGCATGACGCTGTTTGATGCCGGTGTCGACCAGATCACGCCGCAGAAGCTCATCAACCCGAAATCGCTGAGCGCGGTTGTGCGCGACTTCTTTGGTCGTTCACAGCTGAGCCAGTTCATGGATCAGACGAACCCGCTTTCCGAGCTCACCCACAAGCGCCGTCTCTCGGCCCTTGGGCCTGGAGGTCTGAGCCGTGATCGCGCTGGATTCGAGGTTCGTGACGTGCATCCTTCGCACTACGGTCGTATCTGCCCGATTGAGACGCCGGAAGGTCCGAACATCGGTCTGATCAGCTCGCTGAGCACCTTTGCCCGCGTCAACGAATTCGGTTTCATCGAAACCCCGTATCGCAAGGTCGTCGACGGTCGCGTGACCGATATCGTCGAGTACCTCAGCGGTGATCGCGACGAGAACTTCTGGATCGCCCAGGCGAATTCGCCGGTCGATGCCAATGGCGCCTTCACTGGCGAGAAGGTTTCCTCCCGCTATCGCGGTGACTTCGTGGAAGTCGAGCCCGAGAAGGTCCAGTACATGGACGTCTCGCCGAAGCAGCTCGTCTCCGTGGCCGCTGGCCTCATCCCGTTCCTCGAGCATGACGACGCAAACCGTGCGCTCATGGGCTCGAACATGCAACGCCAGGGTGTGCCGCTCCTCGTTTCCGACGCTCCGCTCGTCGGCACCGGCCTGGAAGGCCGCGTCGCCCGCGATTCGCGCGCTGTGATTTGCTCGGAGTCCGAAGGCGTCGTCGCCTCCGTGACCGGCAGCCACATCATCATCACGAATGATGGTGAGCTTCCCGAAGGCAAGAAGAAGATCAAGACCGACTCCGCCAATGGCGTGTGGGTGTACGAACTGCGCAAGTTCATGCGCTCGAATGCGAGCACCTGCATCAACCAAAAGCCCATCGTCAAGAAGGGGCAGGCGATCAAGAAGGGCGACGTCATCGCTGACGGCCCGAACACCGAAAAGGGCGAACTCGCTCTCGGCCGCAACGTGCTCGTCGCGTTCATGCCGTGGAACGGTTACAACTTCGAGGACGCCATCCTGATCTCCGAGCGCGTTGTGAAGGAGGACATCTACACCTCCATCCACATCGATGAGTTCGAAATCGGCGCCCGCGACACGAAGCTCGGCCCGGAAGAAATCACCCGCGATATTCCCAACGTCTCCGAGGAGGCTCTGCAGAACCTCGGACCCGACGGCGTCATCCGCATCGGTGCGGAGGTCAAGCCCGGCGACATCCTCGTCGGCAAGATCACGCCGAAGAGCGAGACGGAACTCGCCCCTGAAGAGCGCCTCCTGCGCGCCATCTTCGGTGAGAAGGCCGCCGACGTTAAAGACACCTCGCTCACCGTGCCCTCCGGCACCTACGGCATCGTCATGGATGTGAAGGTCTCCTCCAAGAAGGAAGTGACCCGCAACAAGATGACGCCGACCGAGTCGAAGCGTCAGCAGAAGATGATCCTCGAGGATTACAAGAAGCGCAAAGACGACCTGCACGAGCAGCTCACCGCCGCGCTCTCCAACATCCTCCTCAACGAGAAGATCCCGCTCGACGTGGTGAACGCCCAGACCGGTGAGATCATCATCCCGGCGAACCGCAAGATCACCAAGCAGCTCCTGCGCAAGCTGGCTGCCGTGTACGATCACGTCGAAATCGACCCGAGCCCGATCCGCAACAAGATCCGCGAGATCATCGGCCAGTACGAGCATCGCTTCGAAGACCTCGAGCGCGAGAAGGAGCAGAACCTCGGCCGCATCGAGAGCGGTGATGACGTCGATCCCGGCATCATCAAGCAGGTGAAGGTCTACATCGCCAGCAAGCGCAAGCTTTCCGTCGGTGACAAGATGGCCGGACGCCACGGTAACAAGGGCGTCGTCGCCAAGATCGTGCCTGAGGAAGACATGCCGTTCCTTTCGGACGGTACCCCGGTGGACATCGTGCTCAACCCGCTCGGCGTGCCGAGCCGAATGAACGTGGGTCAGGTGCTTGAGACGCACCTTGGCGTTGCCGCCAAGGCGCTCGGCTTCAAGGTTGCCACCCCGGTCTTCGACGGTATCCCGGAAGAGAAAATCAAAGAGTATCTCCGCGACGCCAAGAGCCAGGAGAATTTCACCTGGGTCACCGAGACGGGCAAGTCGACCGTTTACGACGGACGCACCGGTGATGCCTTCGATCAACAGGTCGTGGTGGGTTACATTTACATGCTCAAGCTCGGCCACCTGGTTGCCGACAAGATCCACGCTCGTGCGGTCGGACCATACAGCCTGGTCACCCAACAGCCACTGGGCGGCAAAGCCCAGTACGGTGGTCAGCGCTTCGGAGAAATGGAAGTGTGGGCGCTCGAAGCTTACGGCGCCGCCTACACGCTCCAGGAGCTCCTCACGGTCAAGTCCGACGACGTGCAAGGCCGCACCCGTATTTACGAGTCCATCGTCAAGGGCGACAATTCGCTCGAGGCGGGGACCCCGGAATCCTTCAACGTTCTTATCAAGGAAATGAAGGGCCTGGGCCTCGATGTACGAGTCGGTGGAAGCGAACCTTCCCTCGAAGAATCCGCTGCCTAA
- the rplJ gene encoding 50S ribosomal protein L10 — translation MRPEKTTIVADIEAKLQKSPFLLVADYSGMQVKHFEELRTRLAGVGATFQVVKNSFVKRAIKDLGLPELNGALSGQTAIVTGESDICAAAKVLKTFVSEFERPPVKVGILDNALLTADQVKALADLPSKEVLQAKLLGLLQTPASQFVRILNEPGASLARLLKAKAEKDEQGA, via the coding sequence ATGAGACCCGAAAAAACCACTATCGTCGCCGACATCGAAGCCAAGCTTCAGAAGTCGCCGTTTCTCCTCGTTGCCGACTACTCCGGCATGCAGGTCAAGCATTTCGAGGAACTCCGCACCCGCCTCGCTGGCGTGGGCGCGACCTTCCAGGTCGTCAAAAACTCCTTCGTCAAGCGCGCCATCAAGGATCTCGGTCTTCCCGAGCTCAATGGTGCCCTCAGTGGCCAGACCGCGATCGTCACAGGCGAGAGCGACATCTGCGCTGCTGCCAAGGTCCTCAAGACCTTCGTTTCCGAGTTTGAGCGTCCTCCGGTCAAGGTTGGTATCCTCGATAACGCCCTTCTGACCGCCGATCAGGTCAAGGCCCTCGCTGACCTTCCTTCCAAGGAAGTTCTCCAGGCCAAGCTCCTCGGTCTGCTCCAGACCCCGGCCAGCCAGTTTGTCCGCATCCTCAACGAGCCCGGCGCCAGCCTGGCCCGCCTCCTCAAGGCCAAGGCCGAGAAGGACGAACAGGGAGCCTAA
- the rpsB gene encoding 30S ribosomal protein S2, translating to MPSPNVESMTELLEAGVHYGHQTKRWNPKMKDFILEEKNSIYIIDLSITVDQLAKAATFLGDIVKGNGKVLFVGTKKQAQEAVKEAAEATGQFFVNQRWLGGTLTNLQTIRRSVGRLREFQELEKTQTFARMNKAEASALRREATKLHRNLEGVLNMERLPDAIVIIDTNRESIAVAEAARLKIPVVAIVDTNCDPEKIDYPIAGNDDAIRSIRVILQKLVDAIVQAKGVRGKVAAPAAPAAELEAVSE from the coding sequence ATGCCCTCTCCTAACGTCGAATCAATGACCGAACTCCTGGAAGCCGGGGTCCATTACGGACACCAGACCAAACGATGGAATCCCAAAATGAAGGATTTCATCCTCGAAGAGAAAAACTCCATTTACATCATCGACCTGTCGATCACGGTGGATCAGCTCGCGAAAGCGGCTACCTTCCTCGGCGACATCGTGAAGGGAAATGGCAAGGTCCTCTTCGTCGGAACCAAGAAGCAGGCCCAGGAAGCTGTCAAGGAAGCCGCTGAGGCGACCGGTCAGTTCTTCGTCAACCAGCGCTGGCTGGGTGGCACGCTCACCAACCTGCAGACCATCCGTCGCAGCGTCGGCCGTCTCCGCGAGTTCCAGGAACTCGAGAAGACCCAGACCTTTGCCCGCATGAACAAGGCAGAGGCCTCCGCCCTCCGTCGCGAAGCCACCAAGCTTCATCGCAACCTCGAAGGCGTGCTCAACATGGAGCGCCTCCCGGACGCGATCGTCATCATCGACACCAACCGCGAAAGCATCGCCGTGGCCGAGGCCGCGCGCCTGAAGATCCCGGTGGTGGCCATCGTTGATACGAACTGCGACCCCGAGAAGATCGACTACCCGATCGCTGGCAACGACGACGCCATCCGCTCGATCCGCGTGATCCTGCAGAAGCTCGTGGACGCCATCGTCCAGGCCAAGGGTGTTCGTGGCAAGGTTGCCGCTCCGGCAGCTCCGGCCGCCGAGCTCGAAGCCGTCTCGGAATAA
- the rplL gene encoding 50S ribosomal protein L7/L12: MADTQALVDQLSGLTVLEIADLVKQLEDKWGVSAAAPVAVAAAGPAVAAAPVEEKTSFDVILADAGGNKIAVIKEVRAAVAGLGLAEAKALVESAPKALKEGVTKEEAEEIKKKIEAAGAKVEIK; encoded by the coding sequence ATGGCAGATACACAAGCATTGGTCGATCAGCTCAGCGGACTCACTGTCCTCGAAATCGCTGATCTCGTTAAGCAGCTCGAAGACAAGTGGGGCGTGAGCGCCGCTGCTCCGGTGGCAGTCGCCGCCGCAGGCCCGGCTGTCGCTGCAGCTCCGGTTGAGGAAAAGACCTCGTTCGACGTCATCCTCGCTGACGCTGGCGGCAACAAGATCGCCGTCATTAAGGAAGTGCGCGCCGCTGTTGCCGGCCTCGGCCTCGCCGAAGCCAAGGCCCTCGTCGAGAGCGCTCCGAAGGCCCTCAAGGAAGGTGTCACCAAGGAAGAAGCCGAAGAGATCAAGAAGAAGATCGAAGCGGCTGGCGCCAAAGTCGAGATCAAGTAG
- the rplA gene encoding 50S ribosomal protein L1, whose translation MANKRSKRYRAAAEQVDGNRKYPLSEAIKTLKGLPAPKFDQTVTLSFKLGVDPKQSDQMVRGTCPLPHGSGKNVRVLVFATGAAAEAAREAGAEFVGYDDLLKKVTGGFSDFDVAIATPAAMAEVKKLGKVLGPRGLMPNPKTGTVTDDTAKAVKEVKAGRVEFKLDKNANIAVPVGKFSFDETALVENGSAVIDAVVKARPATAKGAFVENITLSATMSPGVTVDAAPFLKN comes from the coding sequence ATGGCTAACAAACGCAGCAAACGTTATCGTGCCGCCGCCGAGCAGGTGGATGGCAATCGCAAGTATCCGCTTTCCGAAGCGATCAAGACTCTCAAGGGTCTTCCTGCCCCGAAGTTTGACCAGACGGTCACGCTTTCCTTCAAGCTGGGTGTGGATCCCAAGCAGAGCGACCAGATGGTTCGCGGCACCTGCCCGCTCCCGCACGGCAGCGGCAAAAATGTCCGAGTCCTCGTTTTCGCGACCGGCGCAGCCGCTGAGGCCGCCCGCGAGGCTGGTGCGGAATTCGTTGGTTATGACGACCTCCTCAAGAAGGTCACCGGCGGTTTCTCCGACTTCGATGTCGCCATCGCCACTCCGGCCGCCATGGCTGAGGTCAAGAAGCTTGGTAAGGTCCTCGGACCGCGCGGCCTCATGCCGAACCCCAAGACAGGCACCGTCACCGACGACACCGCCAAGGCTGTCAAGGAAGTGAAGGCAGGCCGCGTGGAGTTCAAGCTCGACAAGAACGCCAACATCGCCGTCCCGGTCGGCAAGTTCTCTTTCGACGAGACTGCTCTCGTGGAGAATGGCAGCGCCGTCATCGACGCCGTCGTCAAAGCCCGCCCGGCAACCGCCAAGGGCGCGTTTGTTGAAAACATCACCCTCAGCGCCACCATGAGCCCTGGTGTTACGGTGGACGCTGCTCCGTTCCTTAAAAACTAA
- the rpoC gene encoding DNA-directed RNA polymerase subunit beta', protein MKEVNIGEIFGEQRELGFDEVGITVASPESVRSWSKGEVKNPETINYRTFKPEKGGLFCERIFGPTRDWECSCGKYKRIKHKGVVCDRCGVEVTLSRVRRERMGHIDLAVPVSHIWFYKCMPSRIGLMLDMTSRQLERVIYYEDYIVIDPGSTPLQRCQLLTEGEFREAEDQYGDDFVAGMGAEAIQKLLEQTDLQNLHDEIEQQMTATRSKQLRKKLAKRLKLVQGFMNSKTRPEWMILNVLPVIPPDLRPLVPLEGGRFATSDLNDLYRRVINRNNRLKTLLQLKTPEVIIRNEKRMLQEAVDALFDNGRHGRAVTGAANRPLKSLSDMLKGKGGRFRQNLLGKRVDYSGRSVIVIGPELKLNQCGLPKKMALVLFEPFIIRRLKEQGHVHTVRSAKKLIERQTPEVWDILEEVTKGHPVLLNRAPTLHRLSIQAFEPQLIEGEAIRIHPLVCTAYNADFDGDQMAVHVPLSVEAQMEARMLMLAPNNIFSPSSGKPITTPSQDIPLGCYYLTQNPRGEKGDKRLPLFASAAEVELALAEGAVVTHTRIRYKNPNFGGKPTVYGNTETKVLETTAGRVIFNEIWPPELGFYNKVCGKKQLSDIIWRCYKAVGQQRTVETLDRLKEMGFRSATKAGISIGITDMIIPKEKSAQLEKAYREIAEVEKQYRRGIITDGERKNKVQDIWTHTGEELANALFRTLEFNDGRKDMNPVFMMVDSGARGNRTQVKQLAGMRGLMAKPSGEIIETPIISNFREGLSVLEYFISTHGARKGLADTALKTADSGYLTRKLVDAAQDVIITQDDCGTINGIIVRPIYEGDEEVVSLSTRIIGRTSCETVKDPVSGQSILKSGQIIDEETAAALEKIGLEQLKIRSALTCESRRGICAKCYGRNLATGNIVKLGEAVGIIAAQSIGEPGTQLTMRTFHVGGTASQTFKQPIIKAKNDGTVRFNELKVVETTENNYVVLNKNGTVSVHSKDGRELESYNIVVGSVIAIADGASVKKGETFIQWDPYNVPIITEKGGKVEFRDMIPGVTVRKEVDEATGVMGTVVIEHKEDLHPQIVIVDDAKEVLASYSIPAGAHIEVKESSKISAGTRLARTPRKIAKTKDITGGLPRVAELFEARRPKDAAEIAKIDGIVDIGGTVRGKRRLLVRDQATGAEEEHLIPLAKHIIVFKGDFVKKGQQLTEGPVVPHEILEVCGPQELQEHLLNEVQEVYRLQGVEINDKHIEIIVRQMLRKVKITDPGDTSLLWGDQVDRLEFDAENERVVEKGGKPAEASPVLLGITKASLETDSFISAASFQDTTRVLTEAATLGKVDRLRGFKENVIMGHLIPAGTGFPTNREIDIVHLGDALQTDPEPQQAAS, encoded by the coding sequence ATGAAAGAAGTCAATATCGGTGAAATCTTCGGCGAGCAGAGGGAGCTTGGGTTCGACGAAGTCGGTATTACCGTCGCCTCTCCGGAAAGCGTTCGCAGCTGGAGCAAGGGCGAGGTCAAGAACCCGGAGACGATCAACTATCGTACGTTCAAGCCGGAAAAAGGCGGCTTGTTCTGCGAGCGTATCTTTGGCCCGACCCGCGACTGGGAGTGCTCGTGCGGCAAGTACAAGCGCATCAAGCACAAGGGCGTGGTCTGCGATCGTTGCGGCGTTGAGGTCACCCTGAGCCGCGTGCGCCGCGAGCGCATGGGCCATATCGATCTCGCCGTGCCGGTTTCGCACATCTGGTTCTACAAGTGCATGCCTTCGCGCATCGGCCTCATGCTCGACATGACCAGCCGCCAGCTCGAGCGCGTCATCTATTACGAGGATTACATCGTCATCGACCCGGGCAGCACGCCGCTCCAGCGTTGCCAGCTGCTCACCGAGGGAGAATTCCGCGAGGCTGAGGACCAGTACGGTGACGACTTCGTCGCCGGCATGGGTGCCGAGGCCATCCAGAAGCTCCTCGAGCAGACCGATCTGCAGAATCTCCACGACGAGATCGAGCAGCAGATGACGGCCACGCGCAGCAAGCAGCTCCGCAAGAAGCTCGCCAAGCGCCTGAAGCTCGTTCAGGGCTTCATGAACTCGAAGACCCGTCCCGAGTGGATGATCCTGAACGTGCTCCCGGTGATCCCTCCGGATCTCCGCCCGCTCGTTCCGCTCGAGGGTGGTCGCTTCGCCACATCCGATCTCAACGATCTTTATCGCCGCGTCATCAACCGCAACAACCGTCTCAAGACCCTGTTGCAGCTCAAGACACCCGAGGTCATCATCCGCAACGAAAAGCGCATGCTCCAGGAGGCCGTCGACGCTCTGTTCGACAATGGCCGCCATGGTCGCGCCGTCACCGGTGCGGCGAACCGTCCGCTCAAGTCCCTCAGCGACATGCTCAAGGGCAAGGGTGGCCGTTTCCGCCAGAACCTCCTCGGCAAGCGTGTCGACTACTCCGGTCGTTCGGTCATCGTCATCGGTCCTGAGCTCAAGCTCAACCAGTGCGGTCTGCCGAAGAAGATGGCGCTCGTTCTTTTCGAGCCTTTCATCATTCGTCGCCTCAAGGAGCAGGGACACGTCCATACGGTCCGCAGCGCCAAGAAGCTCATCGAGCGCCAGACACCGGAAGTGTGGGACATCCTCGAAGAGGTGACCAAGGGACACCCGGTGCTCCTGAACCGCGCTCCGACCCTGCACCGTCTTTCGATCCAGGCTTTCGAGCCGCAGCTCATCGAAGGAGAAGCCATCCGTATTCACCCGCTCGTTTGTACCGCCTACAACGCGGACTTCGACGGTGACCAGATGGCCGTGCACGTTCCGCTCTCGGTTGAGGCCCAGATGGAAGCGCGCATGCTCATGCTTGCGCCGAACAACATCTTTTCGCCGTCCAGCGGCAAGCCGATCACGACGCCTTCGCAGGACATTCCGCTCGGCTGCTACTACCTCACGCAGAATCCGCGTGGTGAGAAGGGTGACAAGCGTCTCCCGCTCTTTGCCAGCGCTGCCGAGGTGGAACTCGCCCTCGCCGAGGGTGCAGTCGTCACCCATACCCGCATCCGCTACAAGAACCCGAACTTCGGTGGCAAGCCGACCGTTTACGGTAACACGGAGACCAAGGTTCTGGAAACCACCGCTGGCCGCGTGATCTTCAACGAGATCTGGCCGCCGGAACTCGGTTTCTACAACAAGGTCTGCGGCAAGAAGCAGCTTTCCGACATCATCTGGCGTTGCTACAAGGCCGTGGGCCAGCAGCGCACGGTCGAGACTCTCGATCGCCTGAAGGAGATGGGCTTCCGCTCCGCCACGAAGGCCGGTATCTCGATCGGTATCACCGACATGATCATCCCGAAGGAAAAGTCTGCTCAGCTTGAGAAGGCTTACCGGGAAATCGCCGAGGTCGAGAAGCAGTACCGCCGCGGTATCATCACCGACGGTGAGCGAAAGAACAAGGTGCAGGATATCTGGACCCACACGGGTGAAGAGTTGGCCAACGCCCTCTTCCGCACGCTGGAGTTCAACGACGGCCGCAAGGACATGAACCCCGTCTTCATGATGGTGGATTCCGGCGCTCGTGGTAACCGCACCCAGGTCAAGCAACTCGCCGGTATGCGCGGTCTCATGGCCAAGCCCTCGGGCGAAATCATCGAGACGCCGATTATCTCGAACTTCCGTGAAGGTCTCTCCGTGCTCGAGTACTTCATCTCGACCCACGGCGCCCGCAAGGGTCTGGCCGATACGGCACTCAAGACGGCTGACTCGGGTTACCTGACCCGCAAGCTCGTTGACGCCGCTCAGGATGTGATCATCACCCAGGATGATTGCGGTACCATCAATGGTATCATCGTCCGCCCGATCTACGAGGGTGACGAAGAGGTGGTCAGCCTGTCCACTCGCATCATCGGACGCACCAGCTGCGAAACCGTCAAGGACCCCGTCTCCGGCCAGTCGATTCTCAAGTCGGGCCAGATCATCGACGAAGAAACTGCGGCCGCTCTGGAAAAGATCGGTCTCGAGCAGCTCAAGATCCGCTCGGCCCTGACCTGCGAATCCCGTCGCGGTATCTGCGCAAAGTGCTACGGCCGCAATCTGGCCACTGGCAACATCGTCAAGCTCGGCGAGGCTGTCGGCATCATTGCCGCCCAGTCGATCGGCGAGCCCGGCACCCAGCTCACGATGCGTACGTTCCACGTCGGTGGTACGGCCAGCCAGACCTTCAAGCAGCCCATCATCAAGGCGAAGAACGACGGTACGGTTCGCTTCAACGAACTCAAGGTCGTGGAAACGACCGAGAACAACTACGTCGTTCTCAACAAGAACGGTACGGTCAGCGTGCACAGCAAGGACGGTCGGGAACTCGAGAGCTACAACATCGTTGTCGGTTCCGTGATCGCCATCGCCGACGGCGCCTCGGTCAAGAAGGGCGAGACCTTCATCCAGTGGGATCCGTACAACGTGCCGATCATCACCGAGAAGGGTGGCAAGGTGGAATTCCGCGACATGATCCCGGGCGTCACCGTCCGCAAGGAGGTCGACGAAGCCACCGGCGTCATGGGCACCGTGGTCATCGAACACAAGGAAGACCTGCACCCGCAGATCGTCATCGTGGACGATGCCAAGGAAGTCCTGGCCAGCTACTCGATCCCGGCCGGCGCTCACATCGAAGTGAAGGAGAGCAGCAAAATCTCCGCCGGTACCCGTCTTGCGCGTACTCCGCGTAAGATCGCCAAGACCAAAGACATTACGGGTGGTCTCCCGCGCGTGGCCGAGCTATTCGAGGCCCGCCGTCCGAAGGACGCAGCGGAGATCGCCAAGATTGACGGTATCGTCGACATCGGCGGCACCGTCCGCGGCAAGCGCCGCCTGCTCGTTCGCGATCAGGCGACTGGCGCCGAAGAGGAACATCTGATTCCTCTCGCCAAGCACATCATCGTCTTCAAGGGCGATTTTGTGAAGAAAGGCCAGCAGCTTACCGAGGGGCCTGTCGTGCCCCACGAAATCCTCGAGGTCTGTGGACCCCAGGAACTCCAGGAGCATCTGCTCAACGAGGTCCAGGAGGTTTACCGTCTCCAGGGTGTCGAAATTAACGACAAACACATCGAAATCATCGTTCGCCAGATGCTTCGCAAGGTGAAGATCACCGATCCCGGTGATACCAGCCTGCTGTGGGGCGATCAGGTCGACCGCCTTGAGTTCGATGCTGAGAACGAGCGCGTCGTCGAGAAGGGCGGTAAACCCGCCGAAGCCAGCCCGGTGCTCCTTGGTATCACCAAGGCCTCGCTGGAGACCGACAGCTTCATCTCGGCAGCCTCCTTCCAGGATACGACCCGGGTACTCACCGAAGCCGCTACACTCGGCAAGGTGGACCGTCTGCGCGGGTTCAAAGAAAATGTCATCATGGGCCATCTCATTCCGGCTGGTACGGGCTTCCCAACCAACCGCGAAATCGATATCGTCCATCTCGGGGATGCTCTGCAGACAGACCCCGAACCGCAGCAAGCCGCGAGCTAA
- the tsf gene encoding translation elongation factor Ts, whose amino-acid sequence MADISPALVKELREKTNAGMMDCKKALTETAGDLVKAEEYLRKKGIASAGKKASRVAKEGIVASYIHLQGKVGVLVEINCETDFVAKNEIFREFVKDITLHIAAASPLYVSRDQVPGTLIETERRIYAAQVVGKPENIVEKIVDGKIDKFYGTLCLLEQAFIKNPDLTIKDYVNSKIAELGENIVIRRFTRYMVGEELSGEAQAETPAEA is encoded by the coding sequence ATGGCTGATATATCTCCCGCACTCGTAAAAGAACTCCGCGAAAAGACCAACGCGGGGATGATGGATTGTAAGAAAGCGCTCACCGAGACGGCGGGCGATCTGGTCAAGGCTGAGGAATACCTCCGCAAAAAGGGCATCGCCAGCGCCGGCAAGAAGGCCTCGCGCGTGGCCAAGGAAGGCATCGTCGCCTCCTACATCCACCTTCAGGGCAAGGTCGGCGTGCTCGTCGAGATCAACTGCGAAACCGACTTTGTCGCCAAGAACGAGATCTTCCGCGAGTTCGTGAAGGACATCACGCTGCACATCGCTGCCGCCAGCCCGCTTTACGTCTCCCGTGACCAGGTCCCTGGCACCCTCATCGAGACCGAGCGTCGCATCTATGCCGCGCAGGTGGTTGGCAAGCCCGAGAACATCGTGGAGAAGATCGTCGACGGCAAGATCGACAAGTTCTACGGCACGCTTTGCCTCCTCGAGCAGGCTTTCATCAAGAACCCCGACCTCACGATCAAGGACTATGTGAACTCCAAGATCGCCGAGCTCGGCGAGAACATCGTCATCCGCCGCTTCACCCGTTACATGGTGGGCGAGGAACTCTCGGGCGAGGCTCAGGCCGAAACTCCGGCAGAAGCCTAA